The window CACgaaccgaagtcatagaactccgaatacgctagagggtgtacgaaaggcccATGCTTGATATGGAGCGGCAACTAGCTAAACTGAGGGTTCACCAGAGGGAAGACcaccgccagtagtagatgccttactttcttTCCCTATTAACAAGGAATTTTTCTTTTCCCTATCTATGCCCTATGTGGCATTTTCTACGAAAccatcttgtactgtaagtacttttagttaggcctttaggcggccaaaACTCTCCTGCTccggatgtgatgtaagaccctctccaaggtcaattttccccaATTTgctacatcttaaacatcaatgacgttGTCAGTCAGATGAATTCTGTGACACTCTTTGTTCGAATACTTCCTAatgagtctatctgaaacccactttagtcaagttgttggactagagtaatttagctccgggatCGTTCCCAATTTCTTTCCAAGGTTGGATcacgttattcaccaaccaatggaacccgATTTTGAAACGATAAACGTCATAAGATCATTCTCCGAACTTACTCCTACTCTACTATAAGACTGCATCAtatggatgtaggtcaaaccttcgagaacatacttcaattggtcataataaggacctagcttgggtaAAGTGTAAGGCTTCACTTGGATACAAAACCTACTAAACTCATGAAGTTCATTCATATGGACTTCCTTTATGAATTACATATAAGGCATTCTTAAATCGGAGAATAATGCAGGAAAAATCTAATTCTATAGCAACTGACTTGTCTTTGCTAGTAGAAACTTACCAtctgatctttttttttttttttttttttttttttttgcaaactcATGATAGAAcgatgccaccaaggaaaagacccagaCCTTCGGGCAGCACAGCACCACCACCTCCAACGCCACCTCTTCAGTTTGATCCCGCAATGTTCCaagctgcagtaacagcagccgtggtgGCTGTAATGTGACAAATTGGTACAAATAGCACTGGTGGTGCTGGATCTGGAGCCACAAACTCTAACCACGAGGATAGTACAGGACGCACAAaggaatgcacttacaaggacttcacaaatggaAAACCCGATTCCTTCGATGGAGGTGGGGGTGTCCTCGCACTAATTCAATGGTTCGAGAGAACCGAAGCAATCTTCGAGATTTGTGCTTGccccgaagcgagcaaagtcCAGTACGCGACATTCACCTTcatcggaagagctctcacttagTGGAATGGCAGAGTTAAGTCGCTTACGCTTGCAGTGGCTAACTCGTTAAGTTGGGAGGACTTAAAGAAGATGATGCTGAAGGAATATTGCTCAagaggtgaagtgcaaaagctggaGCAAGAACTGTGGAATCAGGCAATGACCCTGTAAATTGGCTTCCTGAAGCAGACAACCGCGATGTGCATCCAGACAAGTTTTTGAGAAAATCAGGAAATTTGACAGCAGCAGAGTTGCTATGAAAGAACAACCATCCCAAACTAGAGAGGTTACCAAGATATTTGGGTATCCCATCTAACATGTTGCCAGAGAGATCAAGATATATAAGGCTATTGCTGGTTAATGGGAACAACCAACGATACATGGATGAGGTGAGACTGTTGTTTCCGAGAGAAAGGTATTCAatagatgaggaataagaagagtTGAGAAATGAAGAAGAATATGGATACATGACCTGTGACAGCTCACATCCTGATAAACTTAAAACAGAGAGTTTTGGGAGACTCAGAATAACATCTACCCAATGATTTGTTTTGGCTAGTGAAATCCCATCCATGTGAAGTTCCTCCAAATGAGATAGATTAGACAACCACTCGAGGTTCTCAACTCTACACCTTCCAAAATTTGAAAGGAAAAGCCATTCCAAGTTGGTGAGGTTTCCGAACTCTAGAGGAATGGTTCCATAAAGAGAATTAAAAGAAAGGTCAAGGACCCCTAATTGAGTCAAGGAACTAATGATCGTGGGAATGGTTCCATGAAAAGAATTTCCGAAAAGATCAAGATAATTCAAGTAGGTTAAGTTAACCAATGCATGGCGAATCTCACCTACAAGACCACAGGACACAACTTCAAGCTCTGTGACATGACCACCTGTTTGGTTGTTGCACGTCACTCTACTCCATTCACAGCAGTTGTCTTGTTCAACTGTCCACGTAGAGAGGCAATCATAAGGGTCTTGAAGGAGACCTTTGAAATGAAGGAGACCATCTTTCTCCTTCTTAAAACACCTGTTCACAGCACCATTATCATCATCTCCTCCTCCCACTG of the Lactuca sativa cultivar Salinas chromosome 6, Lsat_Salinas_v11, whole genome shotgun sequence genome contains:
- the LOC111903353 gene encoding receptor-like protein 6, which translates into the protein MHPCVFIIFSLLLLCPETTSANQLAAVGGGDDDNGAVNRCFKKEKDGLLHFKGLLQDPYDCLSTWTVEQDNCCEWSRVTCNNQTGGHVTELEVVSCGLVGEIRHALVNLTYLNYLDLFGNSFHGTIPTIISSLTQLGVLDLSFNSLYGTIPLEFGNLTNLEWLFLSNFGRCRVENLEWLSNLSHLEELHMDGISLAKTNHWVDVILSLPKLSVLSLSGCELSQVMYPYSSSFLNSSYSSSIEYLSLGNNSLTSSMYRWLFPLTSNSLIYLDLSGNMLDGIPKYLGNLSSLGWLFFHSNSAAVKFPDFLKNLSGCTSRLSASGSQFTGSLPDSTVLAPAFALHLLSNIPSASSSLSPPNLTS